In the Ranitomeya imitator isolate aRanImi1 chromosome 2, aRanImi1.pri, whole genome shotgun sequence genome, ctcccccccgcagATTTCCAGAGTATAGAGAACAATGGAGATCAGGTAGAGGATCCTTTAGGAGTTCCTACGCTCAGAATAGAAGGGGTAGGAATTCCTTGTTCGGTTCTGGCTATAGACCAAGGAAACAATGACGCCATAGGGATAGGCGGGAGATTAAGTTTCTTCCTCAAACAATGGAGTCAGATCTCAGACAACGATTATGTCCTCAAGATAATCTCAGAGGGTTACAGAATAGAGTTAATATCCCGCGTACCTCAAAGGTGTATCTTACCAACAATGTTAGCCAAAGATTCCCCTATGTTTCTAGACCTACAAAAACTGTTCGACTCCGGGGTTATAGTTCGGGTTCCTACTCCAGAAATAGGTTatatatagcgacagggtctgttccgcaggactggcgcatagcaaatgtggtgccaatattcaaaaagggctctaaaaagtgaacctggaaattataggccagtaagtctaacctctattgttggtaaaatatttgaagggtttctgagggatgttattctggattatctcaatgagaataactgtttaactccatatcagcatgggtttatgagaaatcgctcctgtcaaaccaatctaatcagtttttatgaagaggtaagctatagactggaccacggtgagtcattggacgtggtatatctcgatttttccaaagcgtttgataccgtgccgcacaagaggttggtacacaaaatgagaatgcttggtctgggggaaaatgtgtgtaaatgggttagtaactggcttagtgatagaaagcagagggtggttataaatggtatagtctctaactgggtcgctgtgaccagtggggtaccgcaggggtcggtattgggacctgttctcttcaacatattcattaatgatctggtagaaggtttacacagtaaaatatcgatatttgcagatgatacaaaactatgtaaagcagttaatacaagagaagatagtattctgctacagatggatctggataagttggaaacttgggctgaaaggtggcagatgaggtttaacaatgataaatgtaaggttatacacatgggaagagggaatcaatatcaccattacacactgaacgggaaaccactgggtaaatctgacagggagaaggacttggggatcctagttaatgataaacttacctggagcagccagtgccaggcagcagctgccaaggcaaacaggatcatggggtgcattaaaagaggtctggatacacatgatgagagcattatactgcctctgtacaaatccctagttagaccgcacatggagtactgtgtccagttttgggcaccggtgctcaggaaggatataatggaactagagagagtacaaaggagggcaacaaaattaataaaggggatgggagaactacaatacccagatagattagcgaaattaggattatttagtctagaaaaaagacgactgaggggcgatctaataaccatgtataagtatataaggggacaatacaaatatctcgctgaggatctgtttataccaaggaaggtgacgggcacaagggggcattctttgcgtctggaggagagaaggtttttccaccaacatagaagaggattctttactgttagggcagtgagaatctggaattgcttgcctgaggaggtggtgatggcgaactcagtcgaggggttcaagagaggcctggatgtcttcctggagcagaacaatattgtatcatacaattattaggttctgtagaaggacgtagatctggggatttattatgatggaatataggctgaactggatggacaaatgtcttttttcggccttactaactatgttactatgttactatgttactatgttactattcctctcttttttctattccaaaaccgtcaggggaatcccgtacaataataaatttaaaacctctgaacgttttcgtcaaatacaaacggttcagaatggagtcgatcaggtccatcattcatcttataaacaaagattcggtaatgtgcactctcgatctgaagagtgcgtattatcaggtcCCGATACATCTCTCTTCTCAGGAGCTTCTGAGATTCTCGGTAAGTCTCCCGGACATGACCtgccacttccaatttcaatgcctccctttcggtctagcatccgccccaagaattttcaccaaattggtagcagaggtggtggctttcttaagaaaccaaggaataacaataattccatacttggacgattttctggttgtggcacgatcaagggccattctgctacaacacagagatcaggtcatagcagtattagaggaaataggatgggtggtcaacaggaaaaagtcacatttaaagccagaatcccagaagatatttctaggagtactcttggattctacaaccaggcagtccttcttaccaagggacaaacgaacctcattaaaaaagatgatcttagaattccaaagaagtccagtgacgataagagcagctatgaaagtcttggggaagatgacagcatgcattccgtgtgtcagatgggctcaggctcactcaaggcctttacaagaacagatactcatggtatgggatcgacgtcgttccacattagacaagaggctagagctatcaatgaagacaagaagatcactacgatggtggatccaggactacaatctaaaaaagggcatcccttggatatcaaccccttgtgtgataatcaccacagatgcaagtcagtggggatggggagcgcacctggaaggaaaattctttcaggacaagtggcccgaggagatcagtcagatgtcaaattacagagaattatacgcagtctgggaagctctcagaagaaaccgttcacgcctaaaggacaaacatgtaaaaatcctatccgacaatgtaacagcggtatcctttttgaggcatcagggaggttccaaacacaaagcgcttcaaggtctagcgcagagaatatttgcctgggcagaagacgttgtcttatctataacagcagtgcatctagaagggtcacagaacatactagccgactatctaagcagaaagaaagtttctccaaacgaatgggaactaagtcaagaaatgttccaaattctttgccaccgttggggaacgcccaggatagatttattcgccacaaggaaaaattcaaaggttcccagattttattccctcaaccctctagacatgccggaagcagtcgacgccttaagtcaagcatggagcgaacctctgtcttacgcatttccaccaatagcacttattccagtagtgctcaggaagattcaggaagaccaggcaacagtgctgacgattgtaccattctggccaaagagAATTTGGTTCCCATTGTTGGGGGCCATGGCAACGGAAGACCCTATCATActcccgttatggaaggatataattcatcaagggcctgttttacaccaaaacccggagagactgcatctatcagcatggatcctgagagggacatcttgaaatccagaggtctttcagatgaagtaattacaaccatccaggctagtaggaagcctgtcacctcagccatctaccacaaaatctggaaaaaatttgtatgggaagtggcgggtcagctgtgattccgggggtcttagatgttcctagagtcttaaaattcttacaggcaggctttgacttggggctcaggccaggtacaattaaagtccagatctcggcccttagtacttttctggattatccattagcttcccacccctggataatcagatttgtgagggctatccaaagattacggcctaccttcagacagctagctcccacatgggacttaaatttagtccttagggctctatgtaaagatccctattctctagaggaggacatgcctatttcagttcgtacctggaagacggccttcctagtagcgattacaacagctaaacgcgtaggggaaattcaggctctatcaattaaggatccatatcttcaagtcagagaggatcatataatcctaaaattagacccagcttttatcccaaaaatagcttcagcaaaaaatcgagatcaggaaataattttaccttccttttgtgagaacccttctaatgaaaaagaacaggctttacactccctggatgttaggcaggcagtattaaactatctagaggccactagctcctggaggaaggattctaatctttttatcctatttggaggtaagaataaaggtaaaaaagcttccaaggcgtctatagctagatggattactactataatttcaaaagcctacgcatcagaagggatagcgtgcccaacagggattaaagctcactctactagggctgtttcagcatcatgggctgagcgagcaggagcgtcactagatcagatttgcaaggcagcaacttgggccagagtaaacacgttctgtaagcactataagctagacgtagtagcagctcagcagacgtcttatgggaggaaagttctccaagcagttgtcccaccctaaacgtagttttctttggtattctccaatgtgctgtcagggggacgtcctggaaaatgggtattattacctaccgataattcggtttccaggagtccatcctgacagcaccgttatttccccccctatgcatgccagttcatatgctgtaatatgtttggtcaaataaagttttcaaaagtatatctatccatgctgtggtacttgtcaaaacactgaggaaaagggggtggagtgggaccttttaacctctcgtgttgtgtttcctgtccctgcaaggaggaggaggacgtcctccaatgtgctgtcaggatggactcctggaaaccgaattatcggtaggtaataatacccattattctctatgtggagtgcggctctgcaggtggaggtcggtgctggaggctccattattctctatgtggagtgtggctctgcaggtggagggcggtgctggaggctccattattctctatgtggagtgcggctctgcaggtggaggtcggtgctggaggctccattattctctatgtggagtgcggctctgcaggtggaggtcggtgctggaggctccattattctctatgtggagtacggctctgagggtaaaggtaggtgctggaggctccattattctctatgtggagtgcggctctgcggatggaggtcggtgctgcaggctccattattctctatgtggagtgcggctctgcgggtggaggttgttgctggagtctccattattctctatgtggagtgcggctctgtgggtggaggtcggtgctggaggctccattattctctatgtggagtgcggctctgcgggtggaggtcggtgctggaggctccattattctctatgtggagtgcagctctgcgggtggaggtcggtgctggaggccccattctctatgtggagtgcggctctgcaggtggaggtcggtgctggaggctccattattctctatgtggagtgcggctctgtgggtggaggtcggtgctggaggccccattattctctatgtggagtgcggctctgcgggtggaggtcggtgctggaggctccattattctctatgtggagtgtggctctgggggtggaggtcggtgctggaggctccattattctctatgtggagtgcagctctgcgggtggaggtcggtgctggaggccccattattctctatgtggagtgcggctctgcaggtggaggtcggtgctggagattccattattctctatgtggagtgtggctctgcgggtggaggtcggtgctggaggctccattattctctatgtggagtgcggctctgcgggtggaggtcggtgctggaggctccattattctctatgtggagtgcggctctgcgggtggaggttggtgctggaggctccattattctctatgtggagtgcggctctgcgggtggaggtcggtgctggaggctccattattctctatgtggagtgtggctctgcgggtggaggtcggtgctggaggctccattattctctatgtggagtgcggctctgcgggtggaggtcggtgctggaggctccattattctctatgtggagtgcggctctgcgggtggaggtcggtgctggaggctccattattctctatgtggagtgcggctctgcgggtggaggtcggtgctggaggctccattattctctatgtggagtgcggctctgcgggtggaggtcggtgctggaggctccattattctctatgtggagtgcggctctgcgggtggaggtcggtgctggaggctccattattctctatgtggagtgcggctctgtgggtggaggtctgtgctggaggctccattattctctatgtggagtgcggctctgcaggtggaggtcggtgctggaggctccattattctctatgtggaggtcggtgctagaggctctattattctctatgtggagtgctgctctgcgggtggaggtcggtgctggaggctccattattctctatgtggagtgcagctctgcgggtggaggtcagtgctggaggctccattattctctatgtggagtgtggctctacgggtggaggtcggtgctggaggctccattattctctatgtggagtgcggctctgcgggtggaggttggtgctggaggctccattattctctatgtggagtgcggctctgcgggtgggggtcggtgctggaggctccattattctctatgtggagtgcggctctgtgggtggaggttggtgctggaggccccattattctctatgtggagtgcggctctgcgggtggaggtcggtgctggaggctccattattctctatgtggagtgcggctctgcggctggaggtcggtgctggaggctccattattctctgtgtagtgcggctctgcgggtggaggtcggtgctggaggctccattattctctatgtggagtgctgctctgcgggtggaggtcggtgctggaggctccattattctctatgtggagtgcggctctgcgggtggaggtcggtgctggaggctccattattctctatgtggagtgtggctctgcgggtggaggttggtgctggaggctccattattctctatgtggagtccggctctgcgggtggaggtcggtgctggaggctccattattctctatgtggagtgcggctctgcgggtggaggttggtgctggaggctccattattctctatgtggagtgcggctctgcgggtgggggtcggtgctggaggctccattattctctatgtggagtgctgctctgcgggtggaggtcggtgctggaggctccattattctctatgtggagtgctgctctgcgggtggaggtcggtgctggaggctccattattctctatgtggagtgcggctctgcgggtggaggtcggtgctggaggctccattattctctatgtggagtgtggctctgcgggtggaggtcggtgctggaggctccattattctctatgtggagtgcggctctgcgggtggaggtcggtgctggaggctccattattctctatgtggagtgcggttctgctggtggaggtcggtgctggaggctccattattctctatgtggagtgcggctctgcgggtggaggtcggtgctggaggctccattattctctatgtggagtgcggctctgcgggtgtaggttggtgctggaggctccattattctctatgtggagtgcggctctgcgggtggaggtcggtgctggaggctccattattctctatgtggagtgtggctctgcgggtggaggtcggtgctggaggctccattattctctatgtggagtgcggctctgcgggtggaggtcggtgctggaggctccattctctatgtggagtgcggctctgcgggtgggggtcggtgctggaggctccattattctctatgtggagtgctgctctgcgggtggaggtcggtgctggaggctccattattctctatgtggagtgcggctctgcgggtggaggtcggtgctggaggctccattattctctatgtggagtgtggctctgcgggtggaggtcggtgctggaggctccattattctctatgtggagtgcggctctgcgggtggaggttggtgctggaggctccattattctctatgtggagtgcggctctgcgggtggaggtcggtgctggaggctccattattctctatgtggagtgtggctctgggggtggaggtcggtgctggaggctccattattctctatgtggagtgtggctctgcgggtggaggtcggtgctggaggctccattattctctatgtggagtgtggctctgcgggtggaggtcggtgctggaggctccattattctctatgtggagtgcggctctgcgggtggaggtcggtgctggaggctccattattctctatgtggagtgcggctctgcgggtggaggttggtgctggaggccccattattctctatgtggagtgcggctctgtgggtggaggtcggtgctggaggccccattattctctatgtggagtgcggctctgcgggtggaggtcggtgctggaggctccattattctctatgtggagtgcggttctgcaggtggaggtcggtgctggaggctccattattctctatgtggagtgcggctctgcgggtggaggtcggtgctggaggctccattattctctatgtggagtgcggctctgcgggtgggggttccacaccagaactgtagcaggtaaagaccccaatatccacaggtgtcccttctaattggggggaatctatcacctctaataatcctcggacagttctgataaacacggaaaagtgcccctttatggaggtgacagaaagtctgtttagtctctttagcttcatagtaacatagtaacatagttagtaaggccgaaaaaagacatttgtccatccagttcagcctatattccatcataataaatccccagatctacgtccttctacagaacctaataattgtatgatacaatattgttctgctccaggaagacatccaggcctctcttgaacccctcgactgagttcgccatcaccacctcctcaggcaagcaattccagattctcactgccctaacagtaaagaatcctcttctatgttggtggaaaaaccttctctcctccagacgcaaagaatgcccccttgtgcccgtcaccttccttggtataaacagatcctcagcgagatatttgtattgtcctcttatatacttatacatggttattagatcgcccctcagtcgtctttttttctagactaaataatcctaattttgctaatctatctgggtattgtagttctcccatcccctttattaattttgttgccctcctttgtactctctctagttccattatatccttcctgagcaccggtgcccaaaactggacacagtactccatgtgcggtctaactagtatagtatcagctctaatccaatggtgagagcgatttaccctgaagagtcacagattgtggggttgttataaaatgttatatttagggggttttgtgttgtctccttataagaatcacaatggttttgttccttttccgctgatagatacaaacgacccaactatgaaagacaGGAACCAAGAAACATGTATTACTCTCATAGTACAGggcctctacacagtataatgttaccCCAgtactgtgtttttgtttttttttgtgtaataTATGGAAGCCTACAGGAAAATGCCAAAAAAAAACCCTGTACATAGATATTATCATCAAATATCTCCTGTCTTGGTTCTTACAAAAAATCTTTCcttaaagcctcaaacttctgtgtgtgaatcagacctgagatctaacgtcatagaagattacagtgtggggaagacgggaaaccttcatatagaggccggtggtgatggagtcagtgaccgactctggacaaatctgtttctagagccgtagtataagatgaagatgtcgttctcatcatgaagtagttatttctcctgtcacgtgtaatgaatatctcctgcagtattgctaatgccgattccagtgtcggtaaatgagacgagaattagcgttatggaagatgagtcaatgaggaacgtattcagctgccgactccgagggagaaactgcttgttgtctgtggcctaaacatatataggttttattagtagatgtcaggAAAAactaaataatgtaaaataataaatctcctcatatgtttcccttattatctccagtaattgtagtattatgatgttacatcggctcatcttcttctcattcaggtatctacaatatcagatcctctcagtgaagatcttccacAGAAGAGCATTTTTTTTGGCTTATCCATCAAAGAtgaatatggacagagacaagatggcggagaggatattacacctcaccctagagatcctcttccggcttgctGGAGAGGTGAgaaattctgatgacgtcacattaaatCATTCTTATCTATCGGAATAACATATGGACAGAACTggtgaggtgaggactctggaaatgtctgtagtgagatttattaatgtgtctctccataaccaggattacacagtggtgaagaagacctctagtggacgctgtcaggaccctgtgtcggagggatggggaagacccctgagcccaatcacggggcctccacctctccccctgatacatgaggacatcaatgatcaGAAGATCCTGGAACtcgtctacaagatgattgagctgctgactggagaggtgacactgctgggacattatacagtagcgCCATGAaaggatcggggggatgacggtatcgctgtatgtgtcaggttcctgtaaggtgtcaggatgtcgccgtctatttctccatggaggagtgggagtttttagaaggacacaaagatctgtacaaggacgtcatgatggaggttccccagcccctcacatcaccaggtaatagacaggactaaatacacgcggcctataattatctgtatgtaaagaatgaattcagtccctgtatgtattTCCTCCAGATctgtccagtaagaggacaacaccagagagatgtccccgtcctcttcttccacaggactgtaatcaagaagatcccaatgttgctcaggatcatcaggtagatggagagaaggtgtcatgagatctcccctatgatgtgtagacggttgTGAAGgttttgtgctcagtcttgttttatctactatataatcgtctaaggggcacttccgtctgtttgtctgtctgtctgtttgtctgtcacggaaatcccgtgtcgctgattggtcgcggccaccacAGCCCGGCCgaaaattagtccctccctacttcggtccagtcagtgcccgctccatactcccctccagtcagcgctcacacagggttaatggcagcattaacggaccacgttatgccgtggtgtaacgcactccgttaacgctactattaaccctgtgtgaccaactttttactattgatgctgcctatgcagcatcaatagtaaaaaaatctaatcttaaaaatgacaaaaaaactaaaaacctgctattatcaccttccgtcgtccgccgatgcgcgcgctgttgccgccagcttccgttcccagagatgcattgcgaaattacccagaaatgcattgcgaaattacccagaagacttggcggtctcgcaagaccgttaagtcatctgggtaatttcgcaatgcatctctgggaacggaagctggcggcagcagcgcgcgcatcgtgaccgcttcgctggacgccggagggtgagtatataactatttattattttaattatgactttttttaacagggatatggtgcccacactgctatatactgcttgggctgttatatactgcatggcctgtgttatatactgcgtggctgctatatatatatatatatatatatatatatatatatatatatatatatatatatatatatatatatatatatatatatatatattctagaatacccgatgcgtttgaatcgggccaccatctagtgttttatacttgtgtaatgtgaacggtggagatggcaggattagagctgatcatagatgtgacttctccatctgtgtgtgacttttacaatatttgtttcagtgtgaagatctgacccatattaatactacagagacatgtgAGGggcgatgagcggtgtaaagaggagattcctacatgtgagtagtaaccactaagtaCAGAGAAGTAAAGAAGTAGTTCAGTCATGTCACACTCGTGTGGTCtcaattttgcctctagaccacaataaTCTCCCCCACCCAAAACTATCCAAATGACTTTGGGTATTGAAAGCTCTTCTCTATAGAACTTACAATCTGGGAAATCCACCTACCAACATAAATTAGGAGACACTGACCATTACCTGTCCAGGTCTGTGAACTACAAAACCAATTGCCCGCGTACATAGACTGACAGttagtgctgacaagttagaaaatcactttaagaaaaatattatgatggtcctgtaagagaaagcggagggtaatgatgctgttacaTTTGTAAAGGCGATTCTGACATCCCAGTGTGGTCCTTCTCCCTCCTGTGGTACGGATGCCAACATGCTCAATATCCCGGCCAGTCGGCGATGTATCTGTTCCCTGTTGTGCCTTCCTGCTTCTCTAGGTCGGCATACACTCACTCCGATTCTTAAAGGGGCAGTGCTCGCACTTTGGGAGTGCCTCCAGCCAAAAGCTGGTAGGCAtcaggtacaggtgcttctcacaaaattggaatatcatcaaaaagttaatttatttcagttcttcaatacaaaaagtgaaactgatatattttatagtcattacaaatagagtgatgtatttgaagtgtttatttctgttaatgttgatgattatggattacagccaatgaaaccccaaaagccattatttcagtaaattataataattgACAAAAAACActcacaaaggcttcctaagctttacAAAAGgtaccttagtctgtttcagtagctccacaatcatggggaagactgcttacttgacagatgtccataaagcagtcactgacacactccactagGCAGGT is a window encoding:
- the LOC138663537 gene encoding oocyte zinc finger protein XlCOF29-like, with translation MMLHRLIFFSFRYLQYQILSVKIFHRRAFFLAYPSKMNMDRDKMAERILHLTLEILFRLAGEDYTVVKKTSSGRCQDPVSEGWGRPLSPITGPPPLPLIHEDINDQKILELVYKMIELLTGEVPVRCQDVAVYFSMEEWEFLEGHKDLYKDVMMEVPQPLTSPDLSSKRTTPERCPRPLLPQDCNQEDPNVAQDHQCEDLTHINTTETCEGR